Sequence from the Pseudomonadota bacterium genome:
CATGAGCTTGGCCTTGATCGAGTCTTTCGTCTCGGTTGGCAGGCCATGCTTTTTCAATCTCTTGGCCAACTCCTCATAGGTCACGTCGGCCCGCTTTAGTTCGGCCTTCAGAAACCGTGACGCTCGCTCCCCAATCTCTGCCTCTGTCTTTGCAAGTCCCATGGGATTACCTCCGTTCTTTAGGTATCATATTTGACCTTTTTGGTGTTGACAAGGGCCAAGAAAGGATTATAAATGATACCTAGAGGCCGCAAACAATCCCATGACCCAGCACTTCCTCCTATCATCGAAAGCCAAGACGCTCACGCTAGCGTCGGTCTTTCGCATGACGGATGCGGAGGCCGAGGCCATGTTCCGCCAGATCCGCTGGCCCGAAACCAATGGCGCCCCGTTCTGCCCGAGCTGCGGCACATTGAACGCCTATGAGTGCCGCCGGCATACGGGCGCCCTACGGTTCCGCTGCCGGGGTTGCCGGAAAGACTTCAGCATCACGTCCGGGACGCTGTTCGCCTCCCATAAGCTGCCGCTCCGGGCCTATCTGGCGGCCATCGCCATCTTCTGCAACGAAGTGAAGGGCAAGAGCGCGCTCGCCCTCTCCCGCGACCTCGGCATGTCTTACAAGGCCGCGTTCGTCTTGACCCACAAGTTGCGGGAAGCGATGGCCGAAGAGATGAAGGGCCGCACGGTCGGCGGCGCTGGCAAGGTCGCGGAGATCGATGGCGGGTACTTCGGCGGCTATATCAAGCCGGCCAACTGGCGCGAGCATCGGCGCGATCGGCGGCTGGCCCGTAACCAGAATGGCAAGCGCAAGGCCGTTGTGATCGTCCGTGAGCGCAACGGGAACTCCGTCCCCGCCGTGTTCTCGACCGAGAGCCAGGCCCTCTCCTGGATCACGTCTCGCATTCAGCCGGGCACGGTCGTGAATGCCGACGAAGCGGCCGGGTGGGATAGCCTCAACAAGCGCTTTGAAATGCGCCGCATCAATCACCAAGACGCCTATAGCGACGGCGAAGCCTGCACTAACATGGCCGAGGAATACTTCTCGCGGTTGCGCCGCGCGGAGATCGGGCACCACCACCATATCGCGGGCGTCTATCTCCTGCGATACGCGCAAGAGGCGTCTTGGCGGGAAGACAACCGCCGGGTGACCAATGGCGAGCAAACCGAGCGCGTCGCCCACCTAGCGATGCGGCGCGGGCCGTCCGTGGACTTCACAGGCTATTGGCAGCGTCATGTTGACCGGCCGGTCTGAGGGCAAGCGCCAGACGCAGACGCCCTTGGTCCGCGTCACGCTTTCGACCTTGCCTCGCCTCGCTCGCATCCTGAGCGTCTGAACCACTCGCAGCGCCACGGTCTGCGCTAGCACCTTGTCACTCTCGGAGAGGCCCTTGGCGCGGACGACCCGGAGCGCGAGCTGGCGGGTATCTAGCGGCCCTTCGTTCGCCAAGGCGTCCATGCAGATCTTGGTCGTCTCTCCGCGCCGCAGAACCCGGTTGAGGTCTACGTAGGGCGGCAGGTCTTGCGCTTCGCCCGTGGCTTCAAACAGCCGGAGGGCTGCATTGATATGCGCCAGGTCGTGCTCTGCCTCGCGGATGAGTCGCTCATAGTGCGCAATGGTGCCCGAGATCAGGTCACGCTTGCGCTTCAACGCCATCACGGCAATCGGTTCGGCCATGCCGAGAATCTAGGGACGTGCTAGACTTCTGGCTTGTGGTGTTTGCGCCCTAATACCGATGCAAGTTGGTTGGGGGACTAGGATTCGAACCTAGACTGGCGGAGTCAGAGTCCGCTGTCCTACCGTTAGACGATCCCCCAACGGGGACGCGTGGGCCGCGTCAGCCGGGCTTCTAGCATAGCATCCCAGGCCTGCCAAGGCGCGGGCCGGCGAGATGCCCGAGCCCGCTCCTGCGCCCGCCGCCGGTTTCATCTGCTCCCGCGCTCCTGTACACTCGGCCGCAAGGCTCATGGGATCGCTGCCGCCTCGTGCGCGGTGCGGACGGAAGCCGGCGTTGAACAGGGGTGTGGGATGGCGCGAACCGAGATCGATCGCGGCCGAGAGGCTGTGTTCGCCCAGCTTGATGGCCTGGACGGCAGCCGTCCGCCGGACCGTTCCGCCCCCGCTTGGCGGCCGAGCTACGCCGCCCTCGACCTCGGCACCAACAACTGCCGGCTCCTGGTGGCCGAAGCAGGCGAGGGCGGCGGCTTTCGCGTCGTCGATGCGTTCTCGCGCATCGTCCGGCTGGGCGAGGGCGTCGCCGCCAGCGGCCGGCTGTCGGAGCGGGCGATGGCGCGGACCATCGATGCGCTCCGGGTGTGCGCGACCAAGATCCGCCGCCGGCGCGTGGCCGGCGCTCGCACGGTGGCGACCGAGGCCTGCCGGCGGGCGGTGAATTGCGAGGACTTCCTCCAGCGCGTCGAGGCCTCGACCGGGCTCGCTCTCGAAATCATCTCCAGCCGCGAGGAGGCGCGGCTCAGCCTCGCCGGCTGTTCGGCGTTGCTCGATCCGGGCATCCCCCGCGCCATCGTCTTCGACATCGGCGGCGGCTCGACCGAACTCAGCTGGGTCGACCTCACCTCAGGCGGGCCGGTGACCGAAGCCTCGATCTCGCTCCCCTTGGGCGTGGTGACCCTGGGCGAGCGCCATCCGGCCGAAGCGATGGATGCCGATACCTATCATCTTATGGTGGCCGAAATCGGCCAGCATTTGACCCAGTTCGATGCGGCCCATGGGATCGCCGCCAAGGTCGAGCTCGGCCGCACTCAGATGCTGGGCTCCTCGGGCACCGTCACCACGCTCGCCGGCATCCATCTCGGGCTCCCCCGCTATGACCGCACCCAGGTCGACGGCTACACCCTCGGCTTTGAGGCCATCCGCGAGGTCACCAGCCGGCTCTTGGCCCTCGACGTCGCCGGCCGCGCCCGCCAACCCTGCGTCGGCCGCGACCGGGCTGATCTGGTGATGGCCGGCTGCGCCATCCTGGAGGCGATCTGCCGGCGCTGGCCGGTGGGGTGCGTGCGCGTCGCCGATCGTGGCGTGCGCGAAGGCATCCTGATCAGCCTCATCGGCGAGGCCCGGTCACGCGTCGTATAAACGCTGATGGCGTACTCGACCATGCGATACCCCCCACCCTCACCCTCCCCCGCAAGGGGAGAGGGAACAAGAGAAGTGCCGGCAGCGCTCCTCTTCCAGCTCCCGCCCCCGGGGGGTGGGTTTTGGAAGGGGGTGATCCTCACCCCTTTCCAGGCCCTCCCTGCGCGGGGGAGAGTTGGGGAGGGGGGTGCTCGTGGTCGTCGCCGACCATGACCGGGCGCACGCCATCGGGGGGCGGACCGTCGGGCGGCAGGCGGCGGGCGGCCGAGCGCCTGCGCACCGCCCGGCGGCACAAGCCGTCTTCGCAGCGCTGGCTCGCCCGCCAGCTCAACGATCCCTACGTCGCCGAGGCGAAGCGCCAGGGTTGGCGCAGCCGTGCGGCCTTCAAGCTGATCGAGCTGGACCAGCGCTTCCACCTATTGAAACCCGGGCAGAAGATCGTCGATCTCGGCGCCGCCCCGGGTGGCTGGACCCAGGTGGCCGCCCAGCGGAGCAAGGCCGGCGAGGGGCGGGGACGGGTGGTGGCCCTCGATGTGAGCCCCATGGACCCGGTGCCGGGCGCCCGCCTCATCACTCTCGACTTCCTCGCTGCGGCAGCACCCGAGCGGATCAAGGCGGAGCTTGCGGGCCCGGCCGATGTCGTGCTGTCCGACATGGCGCAGCCGACGACCGGGCATGAGCCCACCGACCATCTCCGCATCATCGCCTTGGCCGAGGCGGCGCTGGCCTTCGCCCTGGAGGTGCTGGCGCCCGGCGGCAGCTTCGTCTGCAAGCTGTTTCAGGGCGGGGCGGAGCGCGCCATGCTGGTGACCTTGAAGCGCCATTTCGCCCGGGTGCGCCACGCCAAGCCGCCGGCAAGCCGCAAGGAATCGGCCGAAACCTATCTGGTGGCCCAGGGCTTCCGCTCTAAACCCTAGCTGTCCCAGCGTCCCAGTCCCGGGCACGCCCGCCCTGGGACACGAGAGGAATGCCCCCACCCCAGCCCTCCCCCACGCTGCGCATGGGGGAGGGAGTAGAACGCCTTTCTACCCCCTCCCTCGCCGAAGGCGGGGGAGGGTTGGGGTGGGGGCGCGCGCGTCGTTTGAAGCCACAACCCAGCCATGCGGACGAATTCCGCGGCCGGCCCTTCCCATCGGCCGGGATTGCGTGGTATCTAGCGCCGCCTTAGCGGTGGAGACGGCATGAACATCCGCGAGGCCCTCACCTTCGACGACGTCCTGCTGCAACCTGCCGCGAGCTCGATCCTGCCCGGCGAGGCGGATACGCGCACGCGCCTCACGCGCGCCATCGAGCTCGGCATCCCGCTCATCTCGGCCGCCATGGACACGGTGACCGAGAGCCGGCTCGCCATCGCCATGGCGCAGTTGGGCGGCCTCGGCGTCGTCCACAAGAACCTGGATGCGCGCCGCCAGGCGGACGAGGTCCGCGCGGTCAAGAAGTTCGAGTCGGGGATGGTGGTGAATCCGGTGACCATCCACCCGGACCAGCCCTTGGCCGACGCGCTCGCCCTCATGCTCGAGCACAAGATCTCTGGCATTCCCGTGGTCGAGCGCGGCAATGGCAAGCTCGTCGGCATCCTCACCAACCGCGACGTGCGCTTTGCCACCAACACCGCCGAGCCGGTGAGCCGGCTCATGACCAAGGAGAACCTGGTCACGGTCAAGGACGGTGCGGTCGGCCGCGACCACGCCAAGCAGCTCCTGCACCGGCACCGGATCGAGAAGCTCGTGGTTGTGGACGACGCCTATCGCTGCGTCGGCCTCATCACCGTCAAGGACATCGAGAAGGCCGCCCGCCACCCGAATGCCAGCAAGGACGAGCAGGGACGCCTTAGGGTCGGTGCCGCCACCGGCATCGGCAAGGACGGGATGGCGCGGGCCGAGGAGCTGATGGCGGCCGAGGTGGACGTGATCGTGGTCGACACCGCCCACGGGCATTCGAGCCGGGTCATCGACTCCGTGCGCGGCCTTCGCAAGCTCGCCAACGCCACCCAGATCATTGCCGGCAACGTGGTGACATCCGACGGTGCCAGAGCCCTCATCGATGCCGGGGCGGATGCGATCAAGGTCGGCATCGGGCCCGGCTCGATCTGCACCACCCGCATCATCGCCGGCGTCGGCACGCCGCAGCTGACCGCACTCTTCGACACCGTCGAGGTCTGCCACGACAACGGCGTGCCCTGCATCTCCGATGGCGGTATCAAGCATTCGGGCGATCTCGCCAAGGCGATCGCCGCCGGGGCCGACTGCGCCATGATGGGCCAGCTCCTGGCCGGCACCGAGGAGGCGCCGGGCGAGGTCTATCTCTATCAGGGCCGCAGCTATAAGGCCTATCGCGGCATGGGCTCCTTGGGCGCCATGGCCAGGGGCTCGGCCGATCGCTACTTCCAGCAGGAAGTCACGGACGCCTTGAAGCTGGTGCCCGAGGGCGTGGAAGGCCAGGTGCCGTTCAAGGGTCCGGTCGGCACCGTCGTGCACCAGATCATCGGCGGCCTCAAGGCGGCGATGGGCTATACCGGCAAGCGCACCATCGCCGAGATGCAGGGCGGCTGCCAGTTCCTGCGCATCACCGGCGCCGGCTTGAGCGAAAGCCATGTGCACGACGTCTCGATCACCCGCGAGGCGCCCAACTACCGCCGCGACGCGTAAAGCGATCGCCGCCGACATGCCCCCACCCCAGCCCTCCCCCGCCTTTGGCGAGGGAGGGAGCAAAGAGGCGTTCTACTCCCTCCCCCATGCGCAGCGTGGGGGAGGGCTGGGGTGGGGGCAATTGCCGCAATGACCCCCGCCGCGCGGCTCGCCGCCGCGATCGAGGCCTTGCAGGAGGTTTGGGCGGCATCCGGGGCCGATGCGCCGCCCGCCGATCGGGTGCTCGATCGCTATTTCCGCTCCCGGCGCTACATCGGCTCGAAGGACCGGGTCGCGATCGCCGAGCGCGTCTTCGGCGTGCTCCGCCGCCGCGCCAGGCTGGATTGGTGGCTGGCCCGCGAAGGCATTCGGAGCGCCGCCTCGGCCCGCGCCCGCGCGCTGGCCGATCTCATGCTGGCCGATGGGCTCACCCTCGAGGCAGCGGCGTCCCTCTTCCCCGGCGGCCAGTACGCGCCCCAACCCCTCGCCGCCGAAGAGCGGGCGCTGGCGGCTAGGCTGGCGGGCCGGCCGCTCGAGCCTCCCGACATGCCGGCGGAGGTGCGCGCCGAATGCCCGGCTTATCTCGCCGAACGCCTGCACGCCGTCTTCGGGCCGCGGTTCGCCCAGGAGATGACCGCTCTCAATTTGACCGCGCCCTTCGATCTCCGGGTGAACCCGCTGAAGGCGGCCGGCCGCGACCAGGCTCTGGCGGCACTCGCCCAGGGCGGTATCGAAGGCCAGCCGACCCGGCTCTCGCCCCTGGGCATCCGCCTCGACCGGCGCCGCCCGGTGGATCGCATGGAGGCCTTTCGCCAAGGGCTGATCGAGGTGCAGGACGAAGGCTCGCAGCTGGTGGCGCTGGTCTTGGGCGCCAAGCCCGGCCAGAAGGTCTTGGACTGGTGTGCGGGCGCCGGCGGCAAGACCCTGGCGATCGCCGGCGCCATGGCGAACAAGGGCCGGCTCATCGCCTGCGATGTGTTGCCGCTCCGCCTGAAGCGGGCCGCCGAACGCTTGAAGCGCGCCGGTGCCTTCAATGTCGAGACGCATGTCTTGGGCACCGCCGGCGACAAATGGGCAAAGCGGCATCGCGGCTTCTTCGATCGCGTGCTGGTCGATGCGCCCTGCAGCGGGTCCGGCACCTGGCGGCGCAACCCCGACTCGCGCTGGCGCTATGGCGAGGCGGATATCGAGCGGCTGGTTGGCTTGCAGGCGGGGATCCTGGCCGATGCGGCGAGGCTGGTGGCGCCGGGCGGCCGGCTCGTCTATGCGACCTGCGCGCTGTTGCCGGAAGAGAACGAGCGCCAGGCAGAGAATTTCCTCGCCGCTCACCCGGATTTCACCTTGGTCCCGATCGGCGATGCCTGGCGGGAGACGATCGGCACCGGCTGTCCGGTCGCCGGCCCCTATCTGGCGCTCACCCCGGCCCAGCACGGCACCGACGGCTTCTTCGCCGCCGTCTTCGAGCGGGCGAAGCCCTCGAAGGAACCGCAGAGGGCGCAGAGGATACACGGAGGGCGCTAAGTTTTTTCGAGGGCCGCTTCGCGCGAATTGTGGTCTCTGCGACCTCGGCGCTCCTCCGCGTTCTCAGCGGTTATTCTTGATAGCTCGCGCTTCGCTGGATGCGCTATGACAGGCAGGCGATGCAAGAAGCGATCGACATCAGAGAGGCGGAGTTCGACGAGGCGGCGGCAATCGCGCGCGTGCAGGTGGAGACCTGGCGGGCGGCCTACCGGGAGATCATGTCGTCCCGCATCCTGGAGGGGCTCAACGAGGTGCGGGTCGCCGCGTTCTGGGCGCAAGTGCTCTCGCAGGACGAAGGACGCAGCTTCATTCTGGTCGCCACCGTGGGCGAGCGGGTCATCGCGTTCGCCAGCTGCGGCCCGCGGCAGAATGCGCGGGCGGCCAGCGAAG
This genomic interval carries:
- a CDS encoding IS1595 family transposase, with protein sequence MTQHFLLSSKAKTLTLASVFRMTDAEAEAMFRQIRWPETNGAPFCPSCGTLNAYECRRHTGALRFRCRGCRKDFSITSGTLFASHKLPLRAYLAAIAIFCNEVKGKSALALSRDLGMSYKAAFVLTHKLREAMAEEMKGRTVGGAGKVAEIDGGYFGGYIKPANWREHRRDRRLARNQNGKRKAVVIVRERNGNSVPAVFSTESQALSWITSRIQPGTVVNADEAAGWDSLNKRFEMRRINHQDAYSDGEACTNMAEEYFSRLRRAEIGHHHHIAGVYLLRYAQEASWREDNRRVTNGEQTERVAHLAMRRGPSVDFTGYWQRHVDRPV
- a CDS encoding Ppx/GppA family phosphatase; amino-acid sequence: MARTEIDRGREAVFAQLDGLDGSRPPDRSAPAWRPSYAALDLGTNNCRLLVAEAGEGGGFRVVDAFSRIVRLGEGVAASGRLSERAMARTIDALRVCATKIRRRRVAGARTVATEACRRAVNCEDFLQRVEASTGLALEIISSREEARLSLAGCSALLDPGIPRAIVFDIGGGSTELSWVDLTSGGPVTEASISLPLGVVTLGERHPAEAMDADTYHLMVAEIGQHLTQFDAAHGIAAKVELGRTQMLGSSGTVTTLAGIHLGLPRYDRTQVDGYTLGFEAIREVTSRLLALDVAGRARQPCVGRDRADLVMAGCAILEAICRRWPVGCVRVADRGVREGILISLIGEARSRVV
- a CDS encoding RlmE family RNA methyltransferase; protein product: MTGRTPSGGGPSGGRRRAAERLRTARRHKPSSQRWLARQLNDPYVAEAKRQGWRSRAAFKLIELDQRFHLLKPGQKIVDLGAAPGGWTQVAAQRSKAGEGRGRVVALDVSPMDPVPGARLITLDFLAAAAPERIKAELAGPADVVLSDMAQPTTGHEPTDHLRIIALAEAALAFALEVLAPGGSFVCKLFQGGAERAMLVTLKRHFARVRHAKPPASRKESAETYLVAQGFRSKP
- the guaB gene encoding IMP dehydrogenase, encoding MNIREALTFDDVLLQPAASSILPGEADTRTRLTRAIELGIPLISAAMDTVTESRLAIAMAQLGGLGVVHKNLDARRQADEVRAVKKFESGMVVNPVTIHPDQPLADALALMLEHKISGIPVVERGNGKLVGILTNRDVRFATNTAEPVSRLMTKENLVTVKDGAVGRDHAKQLLHRHRIEKLVVVDDAYRCVGLITVKDIEKAARHPNASKDEQGRLRVGAATGIGKDGMARAEELMAAEVDVIVVDTAHGHSSRVIDSVRGLRKLANATQIIAGNVVTSDGARALIDAGADAIKVGIGPGSICTTRIIAGVGTPQLTALFDTVEVCHDNGVPCISDGGIKHSGDLAKAIAAGADCAMMGQLLAGTEEAPGEVYLYQGRSYKAYRGMGSLGAMARGSADRYFQQEVTDALKLVPEGVEGQVPFKGPVGTVVHQIIGGLKAAMGYTGKRTIAEMQGGCQFLRITGAGLSESHVHDVSITREAPNYRRDA
- a CDS encoding RsmB/NOP family class I SAM-dependent RNA methyltransferase — translated: MTPAARLAAAIEALQEVWAASGADAPPADRVLDRYFRSRRYIGSKDRVAIAERVFGVLRRRARLDWWLAREGIRSAASARARALADLMLADGLTLEAAASLFPGGQYAPQPLAAEERALAARLAGRPLEPPDMPAEVRAECPAYLAERLHAVFGPRFAQEMTALNLTAPFDLRVNPLKAAGRDQALAALAQGGIEGQPTRLSPLGIRLDRRRPVDRMEAFRQGLIEVQDEGSQLVALVLGAKPGQKVLDWCAGAGGKTLAIAGAMANKGRLIACDVLPLRLKRAAERLKRAGAFNVETHVLGTAGDKWAKRHRGFFDRVLVDAPCSGSGTWRRNPDSRWRYGEADIERLVGLQAGILADAARLVAPGGRLVYATCALLPEENERQAENFLAAHPDFTLVPIGDAWRETIGTGCPVAGPYLALTPAQHGTDGFFAAVFERAKPSKEPQRAQRIHGGR
- a CDS encoding GNAT family N-acetyltransferase; amino-acid sequence: MQEAIDIREAEFDEAAAIARVQVETWRAAYREIMSSRILEGLNEVRVAAFWAQVLSQDEGRSFILVATVGERVIAFASCGPRQNARAASEGEVYALYVVETMQKQGIGQRLVEASFARLAELGMTSARIWTLRDNRAARLFYERLGGLLAGEGSTDIGGESYVEVAYDWPDLRRRLKPKM